The following proteins are co-located in the Camelina sativa cultivar DH55 chromosome 12, Cs, whole genome shotgun sequence genome:
- the LOC104734089 gene encoding uncharacterized protein LOC104734089 — protein sequence MVLXAKAVIAYQKKLNSSMSVPKTLKLDREMENKRKILVRSFSLAKCMYVRGEPGKNPSKVSELEVGAEFLESNTALSAEQEMRLKEMGATVRNGGSYMKKLKVDEDKQRMARNMMNKMNIEQLSELMAFYHLMGNICGEVLERKLHDNVNECLRDL from the exons ATGG ttttaaaNGCAAAGGCTGTGATTGCGTATCAGAAGAAGCTGAACAGTTCAATGTCAGTTCCAAAGACATTGAAGCTTGATAGAGAAATGgagaataaaagaaagatactGGTTCGGAGTTTCTCACTTGCAAAGTGTATGTACGTTAGAGGAGAACCTGGTAAGAACCCATCAAAAGTATCGGAACTCGAAGTTGGAGCCGAGTTTCTTGAG TCAAACACGGCGCTAAGCGCGGAGCAAGAGATGAGGTTGAAAGAGATGGGAGCGACGGTGAGGAACGGAGGATCTTACATGAAAAAGTTGAAAGTGGACGAGGACAAGCAGAGAATGGCTAGgaacatgatgaacaagatgAACATTGAGCAACTCTCAGAGCTTATGGCATTTTATCATTTGATGGGTAACATCTGTGGAGAAGTTTTGGAACGAAAGCTTCATGACAATGTCAATGAATGCTTGAGGGATCTGTGA